A genomic stretch from Haemophilus parainfluenzae ATCC 33392 includes:
- a CDS encoding Zn-ribbon-containing protein: MYLIEPFFKLTALENDIGQQSRLLNAVTDQWRYNGQIIGREIPLYLTEEDGEQGFAMRVICPEQDSLLPENNNQTVNLAMENAEKCGLKFQGFQIIADDLNADSTAECSHPAWQMLYTTHLQSCSPLHSGDDFSPIPLYKQLKNQPHLSQDLIKWQENWQACDQLQMNGSALEKEALNEIAEVNSTLSKHGRYLAAEIEKESGIPTYYYLYRVGGHSLESEQQRCCPQCGGDWTLDAPLFDVIYFKCDQCRLVSNVSWNFL; encoded by the coding sequence ATGTATCTGATCGAACCCTTTTTTAAATTAACCGCCTTAGAAAATGATATTGGGCAACAAAGCCGTTTACTCAATGCAGTCACCGACCAATGGCGTTATAACGGACAAATTATCGGCCGTGAAATCCCCCTTTATTTAACGGAAGAAGATGGCGAACAAGGTTTTGCGATGCGCGTTATTTGCCCTGAGCAAGATAGTCTTTTACCCGAGAATAATAACCAAACTGTAAATCTGGCGATGGAAAATGCTGAAAAGTGCGGTCTAAAATTTCAAGGTTTTCAAATTATTGCCGATGATTTAAATGCAGACAGCACCGCAGAATGCAGCCATCCTGCATGGCAGATGCTTTATACCACACATTTGCAATCTTGCTCGCCATTGCATAGCGGAGATGATTTCTCCCCAATTCCACTTTATAAACAGCTAAAAAATCAACCGCACTTAAGCCAAGATTTGATTAAATGGCAGGAAAATTGGCAGGCTTGCGATCAGTTGCAAATGAATGGTTCAGCTTTAGAAAAAGAAGCGTTAAATGAAATCGCCGAGGTTAATAGCACGCTTAGCAAACATGGACGCTACCTTGCTGCTGAAATCGAAAAAGAAAGCGGCATACCGACCTATTATTATTTATACCGTGTCGGTGGACATTCTTTAGAATCGGAACAACAACGCTGTTGCCCGCAATGTGGTGGCGATTGGACATTAGACGCACCACTATTTGATGTAATTTACTTTAAATGCGACCAATGTCGATTAGTCTCGAATGTGTCGTGGAATTTTTTATAA
- a CDS encoding SufE family protein, with the protein MLENIKQAKNWEDRYRFIIQAGKHLPQPSPDELAQMQSIQGCEAGLWFMTILQNDGTFQFQAYSEARIMNGLLWLLLQHINGKTRDQLQQFNIRQFFDELGIASRLSETRLNGLKQIEEILHNL; encoded by the coding sequence ATGCTAGAAAACATTAAACAGGCAAAAAATTGGGAAGATCGTTACCGTTTCATTATTCAAGCCGGTAAACATCTTCCTCAACCTTCTCCAGATGAATTGGCTCAAATGCAATCAATTCAAGGCTGCGAAGCGGGACTTTGGTTTATGACCATTCTACAAAATGACGGTACGTTTCAATTTCAAGCTTACAGCGAAGCGCGCATTATGAATGGTTTGTTATGGTTGTTGTTACAACACATCAACGGTAAAACCCGAGACCAATTACAACAATTTAATATTCGTCAATTTTTTGATGAGCTTGGTATTGCCTCTCGCTTAAGTGAAACCCGCTTAAATGGTTTAAAGCAAATCGAAGAAATCTTGCACAATCTGTAA
- a CDS encoding cysteine desulfurase: protein MAFDYQSFKNEFPYFKSSNAVVYLDNAATALKPQALIDATSTFYQSAGSVHRSQYEAAQTAQYENARHLVKTLINAEDEKAVIWTLGTTHSINLVANGLLPSLHTDDEILISQADHHANFVTWHETAKKCGAKIQVLPILDNWLIDENALIAALNEKTKLVALNFVSNVTGTEQHIQHLIHLIRQHSNALVLVDAAQAISHIQIDLQALDADFIAFSAHKIYGPNGIGVLSGKLSSLSLLQPLFYGGKMIERVSHECITFADLPYRLEAGTPNIAGVIGFGAVLDWLKKWDFQAAETHAVELAEQSKVRLKNYPNCRLFNSPQASSVVCFVFDGIAASDLATLLSEQKIALRVGEHCAQPYLARLGERTTLRLSFAPYNSPQDVDAFFAALDKSLELLTC from the coding sequence ATGGCTTTTGATTATCAATCATTTAAAAATGAATTTCCTTATTTTAAATCGTCAAATGCCGTGGTTTATTTGGATAATGCGGCAACAGCATTAAAACCTCAAGCACTAATTGATGCAACAAGTACTTTTTATCAATCGGCAGGCTCCGTGCATCGTAGTCAGTATGAAGCCGCACAAACAGCACAATATGAAAATGCCCGTCACTTAGTTAAAACCTTAATTAATGCAGAAGATGAAAAAGCAGTGATTTGGACTTTAGGAACGACGCATAGCATTAATTTAGTCGCTAATGGTTTACTCCCCTCTTTGCATACGGATGACGAGATTTTAATTAGCCAAGCAGACCATCATGCTAATTTTGTTACGTGGCATGAGACAGCGAAAAAATGCGGAGCGAAAATTCAAGTGTTGCCTATTTTGGATAATTGGTTAATCGATGAAAATGCCTTAATTGCAGCCTTAAATGAGAAAACCAAATTAGTGGCGCTCAATTTTGTTTCCAACGTAACGGGAACAGAACAACATATTCAACATTTAATTCACCTAATTCGTCAACATAGCAATGCGCTCGTTTTAGTGGATGCCGCTCAGGCTATTAGCCATATACAAATTGATTTGCAGGCATTAGATGCGGATTTTATTGCCTTTTCGGCACACAAAATTTATGGGCCAAACGGCATTGGCGTATTAAGCGGAAAATTAAGCTCACTTTCCCTGCTACAACCGCTTTTTTACGGTGGAAAAATGATTGAGCGCGTATCCCATGAATGTATTACCTTTGCTGATTTGCCTTATCGATTAGAGGCTGGCACACCGAATATTGCTGGCGTGATTGGCTTTGGTGCAGTGCTAGATTGGCTCAAAAAATGGGATTTTCAGGCAGCCGAGACACATGCTGTTGAACTTGCCGAGCAAAGTAAAGTGCGGTTGAAAAACTATCCGAATTGTCGTTTATTCAATTCACCGCAAGCAAGTTCTGTTGTATGTTTTGTTTTTGATGGCATTGCAGCATCCGATCTTGCTACCCTATTAAGTGAACAAAAAATTGCGTTGCGTGTTGGCGAACATTGCGCCCAACCTTACTTAGCCCGCCTTGGCGAGCGCACCACATTACGACTTTCTTTTGCGCCTTACAATAGCCCGCAAGATGTGGACGCTTTTTTTGCGGCATTAGATAAATCCTTAGAGTTATTAACATGCTAG
- a CDS encoding thermonuclease family protein — MIKNAFLFLALILTALWTQFSVATERQMACWVVGVSDGDTLTCLLPTKKQFKVRLQEIDAPEKGQPFGKKAKQYLSQLVFKQNVTLSVSGYDRYQRILATVYLQEQNINLEMVKNGMAWVYPQYVKNPLYFQAQDFAQQQKIGLWRDSNPIAPYEWRKQNKAGKHGGQHGF; from the coding sequence ATGATTAAAAATGCTTTCTTATTTTTAGCCCTAATTTTGACCGCACTTTGGACGCAATTTTCAGTCGCTACTGAACGCCAAATGGCATGTTGGGTTGTAGGTGTCAGCGATGGCGACACCCTAACTTGCCTCTTACCCACTAAAAAACAATTTAAAGTACGATTACAAGAAATTGATGCTCCTGAAAAAGGCCAGCCATTTGGAAAAAAAGCCAAACAATATCTTTCCCAGCTAGTTTTCAAACAAAATGTGACGTTGTCCGTTTCTGGTTACGATCGTTACCAACGTATTTTGGCAACGGTTTACCTGCAAGAACAAAACATCAACTTAGAAATGGTAAAAAACGGCATGGCGTGGGTTTATCCGCAATATGTTAAAAATCCACTCTACTTTCAGGCACAAGATTTTGCCCAACAACAAAAAATTGGCTTATGGCGAGATTCCAACCCTATTGCCCCTTATGAATGGCGAAAACAGAACAAAGCAGGCAAACATGGAGGTCAACATGGCTTTTGA
- a CDS encoding CidA/LrgA family protein yields MLLQKGIQLVRSLVILYIILLLGNLISHYIPLGIPGSIWGLLLLFLGLTTRIIRLEWIYLGSSLLIRYMAVLFVPVSVGIIKYYDLLVSQWKILLIPNILSTFLTLFIIAFLGNYLFYKQSFTHKRQKVLEKRNFQAD; encoded by the coding sequence ATGTTACTCCAAAAAGGCATTCAACTAGTTCGTTCGCTTGTCATTTTATACATTATATTACTACTCGGCAATTTGATTTCTCACTATATCCCTTTGGGGATTCCTGGTAGCATTTGGGGGTTATTACTACTTTTTTTAGGCTTAACGACACGTATTATTCGTTTAGAATGGATTTATTTGGGTTCTAGTTTGTTAATTCGGTATATGGCAGTACTTTTTGTGCCAGTGAGTGTAGGCATTATCAAATATTATGATTTACTTGTTTCTCAATGGAAAATTTTACTCATTCCAAATATTCTCAGTACTTTTCTGACGCTCTTTATTATCGCATTTTTGGGTAATTATTTGTTTTACAAGCAATCTTTTACTCATAAACGTCAGAAAGTATTAGAGAAACGTAATTTTCAGGCAGACTAA
- a CDS encoding CidB/LrgB family autolysis modulator — MQYAIYLYTGLTIFGFWLALQISKRWKSMIFNTFVLTVSILVFILEVGGIPYDNYMAGNAPINNLLGLSIVALALPLYEQLRQIAKQWKIILSVVTLASIFSMFTGAIFAIILGASPEMVATVLPKSITTPIAMEVSSHLGGIPAVTAVGVVVAGLQGSVFGYLILKKVGIKQQEAVGLSVGAVSHALGTVSCMEADPKAGSYSSISLVLCGIMSSILAPLVFHIIRLFL, encoded by the coding sequence ATGCAGTATGCAATTTATCTTTATACTGGTTTAACGATTTTTGGATTTTGGCTCGCATTACAAATTAGTAAACGTTGGAAGTCCATGATTTTCAATACTTTCGTACTTACTGTATCTATTCTCGTTTTTATCTTAGAGGTAGGAGGTATTCCTTATGATAATTATATGGCAGGAAATGCGCCGATTAATAATTTATTAGGATTGAGTATTGTTGCACTGGCGTTACCGTTGTATGAACAACTTCGTCAAATTGCCAAACAGTGGAAAATTATCCTTTCAGTCGTCACATTGGCTTCGATATTCTCAATGTTTACAGGGGCTATTTTTGCTATTATTTTAGGCGCAAGTCCTGAAATGGTAGCTACAGTATTACCAAAATCGATTACTACCCCTATTGCGATGGAAGTGTCTTCACATTTAGGCGGTATTCCCGCCGTGACTGCGGTAGGTGTGGTCGTTGCCGGTTTACAAGGCTCCGTTTTTGGTTATCTTATCTTGAAAAAAGTCGGGATTAAACAACAAGAAGCGGTTGGCTTATCTGTTGGTGCAGTTTCTCACGCATTAGGTACGGTAAGTTGTATGGAAGCGGATCCGAAAGCAGGTAGTTATAGTTCGATTTCTTTGGTACTTTGCGGTATTATGAGCTCCATTTTAGCACCCTTAGTATTCCATATTATTCGTCTATTTTTATGA
- a CDS encoding anti-phage deoxyguanosine triphosphatase, translating to MRTQLADFWTERFLPDPPREKDHRPPFRRDRGRILHSAAFRCLQAKTQIHAVGENDFYRTRLTHSLEVAQIGSSLVSQLKFSESYVAISDQLHIEKSELQKQLRPLLPSNDLIESLCFAHDIGHPPFGHGGEVALNYMMRNHGGFEGNAQTFRIITKLEPYTETAGMNLTRRAILGVVKYPNILDLSSPQYVQLPHTESADPRYVKISDWKPGKGLFRDDVTMFDWLLQNLSENDRTLFGSFQKVRSNPAEFLKTQFKSLDCSIMELADDIAYGVHDLEDAIVTGVVNQHQWQGALDELKTIPSDWLAKNIEQVSQRLFSNHHFERKNAIGALVNFFITHVRWKVTGNFDEPLLRYNAELPKDVIAALNVFKKFVWKYVIRHVETQRIEYKGQRILTEMFQIFESDPERLLPTNTANRWRNAPEQGKKRIICDYIAGMSDAYALKVYHQL from the coding sequence ATGAGAACCCAACTAGCTGATTTTTGGACGGAACGTTTCCTCCCTGATCCGCCGCGCGAAAAAGATCATCGACCTCCCTTTCGTCGTGATCGCGGACGGATTTTACATTCCGCCGCTTTCCGTTGTTTACAAGCAAAAACACAAATTCACGCGGTGGGCGAAAATGATTTTTATCGTACGCGCCTAACTCATTCTCTTGAAGTAGCACAAATCGGTAGCAGTCTTGTTTCCCAATTAAAATTTTCGGAAAGTTATGTTGCTATTTCAGACCAGCTTCATATTGAAAAAAGTGAATTACAGAAACAACTCAGACCTTTATTACCAAGTAATGATTTAATTGAAAGTTTGTGCTTTGCGCATGATATTGGCCATCCACCATTTGGTCATGGTGGGGAAGTGGCCCTCAATTATATGATGCGGAATCATGGCGGCTTTGAAGGCAATGCGCAGACATTTCGTATCATTACTAAACTTGAGCCTTATACTGAAACCGCAGGGATGAATTTAACGCGTCGTGCTATTTTAGGCGTGGTGAAATATCCGAATATTTTAGACTTATCTTCCCCTCAATATGTCCAGTTGCCGCATACTGAAAGCGCTGATCCACGTTATGTCAAAATTAGTGATTGGAAACCAGGAAAAGGGTTATTCCGTGATGACGTCACAATGTTTGATTGGCTGTTGCAAAATCTTTCTGAAAATGACCGCACTTTATTTGGTTCATTTCAAAAAGTGCGGTCAAATCCTGCCGAGTTTTTAAAAACACAATTTAAATCGTTAGATTGTAGCATTATGGAGTTGGCAGACGATATTGCCTATGGCGTACATGATTTAGAAGATGCGATTGTGACCGGTGTAGTAAATCAACATCAATGGCAAGGAGCCTTAGATGAACTTAAAACGATTCCTTCGGATTGGCTGGCAAAAAATATAGAGCAAGTCAGCCAACGATTGTTCTCCAATCATCATTTTGAACGTAAAAATGCCATTGGTGCATTAGTGAATTTCTTTATTACTCATGTACGTTGGAAAGTTACCGGCAATTTTGATGAGCCTTTGTTACGTTATAACGCAGAACTACCGAAAGATGTGATTGCTGCATTAAATGTGTTCAAAAAATTTGTGTGGAAATACGTGATTCGTCATGTGGAAACGCAACGTATTGAATATAAAGGGCAACGCATTCTCACGGAAATGTTTCAGATTTTTGAGTCGGACCCCGAACGTTTATTGCCAACGAATACCGCTAATCGCTGGAGAAATGCACCAGAACAGGGCAAAAAACGCATTATTTGTGATTATATTGCGGGCATGTCAGATGCCTATGCCTTAAAGGTTTATCACCAGCTTTAA
- a CDS encoding ABC transporter ATP-binding protein yields the protein MALISLTNAYLSFSDHPLLDHAELHIEPNERVCLVGRNGAGKSTLLKIIAQQVTMDDGKVQYEKDLVVSRLEQDPPRHAEGNVFDYVAEGIEHLADLLKEYHHISQELTQNYSEQILNQLAQVQDKLEHANGWQFENKINEVLQKLELNPDTKLADLSGGWLRKAALARALVCNPDVLLLDEPTNHLDVDAIEWLENFLLEFTGSIVFISHDRSFIRKMATRIVDLDRGKLVSYPGDYDLYLTAKEEILRVEALQNELFDKCLAQEEVWIRQGIKARRTRNEGRVRALKAMREERRQRREVMGTAKLQLDNSSRSGKIVFEMEDVSYEIEGKQLLKDFSTTILRGDKIALVGPNGCGKTTFIKLLLGEIKPTSGRIHCGTKLDIAYFDQYRADLDPEKTVMDNVADGKQDIEVNGIKRHVLGYLQDFLFPPKRAMTPVKALSGGERNRLLLAKLLLKPNNLLILDEPTNDLDVETLELLEEILTDYQGTLLIVSHDRQFIDNVATECYFFEGDGVLNKYVGGFFDAKGQQANYFAMKAEQEAKKIKKEAPKAQESAVKNDVVSQKPKSVKLSYKEQRELEQLPQLLEEFEEKITALQAEIGDPHFFQQAHDVTDAKLKELADTEAELETAFLRWEELEEKKTQAEAK from the coding sequence GTGGCATTAATTAGTTTAACTAACGCTTATCTTTCTTTTAGTGATCATCCCTTACTTGATCACGCTGAACTGCATATTGAACCGAATGAGCGAGTGTGTTTGGTAGGGCGTAACGGTGCGGGTAAATCAACATTATTAAAAATTATTGCACAGCAAGTCACCATGGATGACGGCAAAGTGCAGTATGAAAAAGACTTGGTCGTGTCCCGTTTAGAGCAGGATCCGCCACGTCATGCGGAAGGCAACGTGTTTGATTATGTGGCGGAAGGCATTGAGCATTTGGCGGATTTATTAAAGGAATATCACCATATTTCACAAGAGTTGACACAAAATTACAGTGAACAAATTCTTAATCAACTGGCACAAGTGCAAGACAAATTAGAGCATGCCAACGGCTGGCAATTTGAAAATAAAATCAATGAAGTTCTGCAAAAGCTCGAGTTAAATCCTGATACTAAATTAGCTGATTTATCGGGTGGTTGGTTGCGTAAAGCCGCTCTTGCACGTGCTTTGGTATGTAACCCCGATGTTTTGTTATTAGATGAACCGACCAACCATCTGGACGTAGATGCAATTGAATGGTTAGAAAACTTCTTATTAGAATTCACTGGAAGTATTGTGTTTATTTCTCATGACCGTTCTTTTATCCGCAAAATGGCCACTCGTATTGTGGATTTAGACCGCGGTAAATTAGTGTCTTATCCTGGTGATTATGATTTATACCTCACCGCTAAAGAGGAAATCTTACGTGTCGAAGCATTGCAGAATGAGCTTTTTGATAAGTGCTTAGCGCAAGAAGAGGTTTGGATTCGTCAAGGTATTAAAGCTCGCCGTACGCGTAATGAAGGCCGTGTGCGCGCTTTAAAAGCCATGCGTGAAGAACGTCGTCAGCGTCGTGAGGTGATGGGTACTGCTAAGTTACAATTAGATAACTCAAGTCGTTCTGGCAAAATCGTGTTTGAAATGGAAGATGTGAGCTATGAAATTGAAGGCAAACAACTTCTCAAAGATTTCAGTACGACCATTTTACGTGGCGATAAAATTGCATTGGTTGGCCCAAATGGTTGCGGAAAAACCACATTTATTAAACTTTTATTAGGTGAAATCAAGCCAACCAGTGGTCGTATTCATTGTGGTACAAAATTAGATATCGCTTATTTTGATCAATATCGCGCTGATCTTGATCCAGAAAAAACGGTGATGGATAACGTTGCCGATGGCAAACAGGATATTGAAGTCAATGGTATAAAACGCCATGTGTTAGGCTATTTGCAGGACTTCTTATTTCCACCGAAACGCGCCATGACACCTGTCAAAGCGCTTTCAGGTGGTGAACGTAATCGCTTGTTATTAGCTAAATTATTACTGAAACCGAATAATCTATTGATTCTCGATGAACCAACCAATGACTTGGATGTAGAAACCTTAGAATTATTGGAAGAAATCCTCACGGATTATCAAGGCACCTTATTGATTGTCAGCCATGATCGTCAGTTTATTGATAACGTCGCGACGGAGTGTTATTTCTTTGAAGGCGACGGTGTATTGAATAAATACGTAGGCGGTTTCTTTGATGCGAAAGGACAACAAGCCAATTACTTTGCCATGAAAGCAGAGCAAGAAGCTAAAAAAATCAAAAAAGAAGCACCAAAAGCACAGGAAAGTGCGGTTAAAAATGACGTTGTTTCCCAAAAGCCAAAATCTGTTAAACTTTCTTATAAAGAACAACGTGAGTTAGAACAGCTACCACAATTATTGGAAGAATTCGAAGAGAAAATCACCGCACTTCAAGCTGAAATTGGTGACCCTCACTTTTTCCAACAAGCCCATGATGTAACAGATGCGAAGCTTAAAGAATTAGCGGATACGGAAGCAGAACTTGAAACAGCCTTCCTCCGTTGGGAAGAGCTTGAAGAGAAAAAGACTCAAGCTGAAGCAAAATAA
- a CDS encoding sodium-dependent transporter: protein MTTNTQSRQTWSSRLTYVLTVAGATVGFGATWRFPYLVGENGGGAYVLLFCIAMIVIGIPMILVENVIGRRLRVNSIDAFGDKIQDKGKIISKYWKILGYMGLLGAFGIMAYYMVLGGWVMSYIISLINNTLDISAPITKEVAKDFYDLHISNSPWEIMLYTFLFVAVNYIILAKGIIGGIERSVKYLMPLLFIFLIGMVIRNLTLPGAMEGVTFYLKPDFSKITPKLFIFVLGQVFFALSLGFGVLITLSSYLNKEENLIHTAVITGFTNTIIAVLCGFMIFPSLFTFGIEPNAGPTLVFQSLPIVFSHLWAGKFFAIVFFGLLLIAALTTSITIYEVIITALQEKLRMRRGKAIFVTLMGIFLLGNVPSILGDNLWKDFTIFGKSIFDAFDFVSGNILFMLTALGCAIFVGFVLKDDAKKELSPTPNSLFTTIWFNYVKFVVPVIILVIFISNM, encoded by the coding sequence ATGACTACAAACACTCAATCTCGCCAAACGTGGTCTAGCCGACTAACTTATGTGCTCACCGTTGCGGGCGCGACAGTTGGCTTTGGAGCCACTTGGCGCTTTCCTTATTTAGTGGGTGAAAATGGCGGCGGTGCCTACGTACTCCTTTTTTGTATCGCGATGATTGTCATTGGTATCCCAATGATTTTAGTGGAAAACGTTATTGGTCGCCGTTTGCGTGTGAATTCCATTGATGCCTTTGGCGACAAAATCCAGGATAAAGGTAAAATCATCTCCAAATATTGGAAGATTCTTGGTTACATGGGGCTTCTTGGCGCATTTGGTATCATGGCTTATTACATGGTATTAGGTGGTTGGGTGATGTCTTATATCATCAGTCTGATTAATAACACCCTTGATATTAGCGCACCAATTACAAAAGAAGTGGCCAAAGATTTCTACGATTTACACATCAGCAACAGCCCATGGGAAATCATGCTTTATACCTTCCTGTTCGTTGCGGTGAATTACATTATTTTGGCAAAAGGTATCATCGGCGGGATTGAACGTTCTGTAAAATACTTAATGCCATTACTATTCATCTTCCTAATTGGTATGGTAATTCGTAATCTTACCTTACCGGGTGCAATGGAAGGTGTGACTTTCTACTTAAAACCAGATTTCAGTAAAATCACACCTAAATTATTCATTTTCGTATTAGGTCAAGTATTCTTTGCATTAAGTCTTGGTTTCGGTGTATTGATTACCCTCTCCAGCTATTTAAACAAAGAAGAAAACCTTATTCACACAGCGGTTATTACAGGTTTCACCAATACCATTATCGCTGTGTTATGTGGTTTTATGATCTTCCCATCATTATTTACATTCGGTATTGAACCTAACGCTGGCCCAACCTTGGTTTTCCAAAGTTTACCAATTGTATTCTCACATTTATGGGCGGGTAAATTCTTTGCTATCGTGTTCTTCGGCTTATTGCTTATTGCGGCATTAACCACATCAATTACGATTTATGAAGTCATCATCACCGCATTGCAAGAAAAACTCAGAATGCGCCGTGGTAAAGCGATTTTTGTGACCTTAATGGGGATTTTCTTATTAGGTAATGTGCCCTCTATTTTAGGTGACAACCTTTGGAAAGATTTCACTATCTTCGGTAAAAGCATTTTCGATGCCTTCGATTTCGTCAGTGGCAATATTCTCTTTATGCTGACCGCACTTGGCTGTGCCATTTTCGTTGGTTTCGTGTTAAAAGACGATGCAAAAAAAGAGCTATCACCAACGCCAAATTCACTTTTCACTACAATCTGGTTTAACTATGTCAAATTTGTGGTTCCTGTGATTATTTTGGTGATTTTTATCAGTAATATGTAA
- the nth gene encoding endonuclease III, which produces MNQAKRIEILTRLREQNPHPTTELEYNSPFELLIAVILSAQATDKGVNKATAKLFPVANTPQAILDLGLEGLKEYIKTIGLYNSKAENIIKTCRDLVEKHNGEVPESREALEALAGVGRKTANVVLNTAFGHPTIAVDTHIFRVCNRTNFAPGKDVVKVEEKLLKVVPKEFKVDVHHWLILHGRYTCTARKPRCGACIIEDLCEYKEKTEY; this is translated from the coding sequence ATGAACCAAGCTAAACGAATTGAAATTCTCACTCGACTTCGGGAGCAAAACCCGCATCCCACCACGGAATTAGAGTATAATTCGCCTTTCGAATTACTCATTGCTGTGATTTTGTCAGCTCAAGCCACCGATAAAGGCGTGAATAAAGCGACAGCAAAATTATTCCCTGTGGCAAATACCCCACAAGCTATTTTAGATCTCGGCTTAGAGGGATTAAAAGAATACATTAAAACCATCGGGCTTTATAACAGCAAAGCAGAAAATATCATTAAAACCTGCCGTGATTTAGTTGAAAAACACAACGGTGAAGTACCTGAAAGTCGTGAAGCCTTAGAAGCCCTTGCGGGAGTCGGCAGAAAAACGGCGAATGTCGTGTTAAATACCGCTTTCGGTCATCCAACTATTGCAGTGGATACGCATATTTTTCGCGTATGCAACCGCACAAACTTTGCCCCTGGCAAAGATGTGGTAAAAGTGGAAGAAAAACTGCTCAAAGTTGTGCCAAAAGAATTTAAAGTGGATGTACATCACTGGCTTATTTTACATGGGCGCTATACTTGTACCGCGCGGAAACCTCGCTGTGGGGCTTGCATTATTGAAGATCTCTGCGAATACAAAGAAAAAACAGAATATTAA
- a CDS encoding electron transport complex subunit E yields MTDLTEKTTALDEQSAAENSEEIIQTPSVWKEIFIQGVWKNNSTLVQLLGLCPLLAVSSTATNALGLGLATMLVLTCTNTVVSLFRKQIPHEIRIPIYVMIIATTVTVVQLLMNAYTYTLYQALGIFIPLIVTNCIVIGRAEAFASKNSVAHAAWDGFSMGLGMALSITVLGALREILGQGTLFEGIENLFGQGAKFLTLHIYHADSSFLLFILPPGAFIGLGILLAIKNRIDMKK; encoded by the coding sequence ATGACTGATTTAACCGAAAAAACGACCGCACTTGATGAGCAAAGTGCGGCTGAAAATTCAGAAGAAATAATACAAACGCCTTCTGTTTGGAAAGAAATCTTTATTCAAGGCGTATGGAAAAATAACTCAACTCTCGTACAATTATTGGGGCTTTGTCCGCTCTTAGCTGTATCGAGTACTGCGACGAATGCATTGGGTTTGGGCCTTGCAACTATGTTGGTTTTAACCTGTACAAATACTGTTGTTTCGCTCTTTCGTAAGCAAATTCCTCATGAAATCCGTATTCCGATTTATGTGATGATTATTGCCACCACCGTAACCGTGGTGCAATTATTGATGAATGCTTATACCTATACACTCTATCAAGCTCTTGGGATTTTTATTCCTTTAATTGTGACTAACTGTATCGTCATCGGTCGTGCAGAAGCCTTTGCCTCTAAAAATAGCGTAGCACATGCTGCCTGGGATGGTTTTTCGATGGGATTAGGCATGGCATTAAGTATCACCGTATTAGGTGCGCTACGTGAAATCTTAGGCCAAGGTACCCTTTTTGAAGGCATTGAAAACTTATTCGGTCAAGGGGCAAAATTCCTGACATTACATATTTATCACGCTGACAGCAGCTTTTTACTCTTTATTCTTCCTCCAGGTGCGTTTATTGGATTAGGCATCCTACTGGCGATTAAAAACCGAATTGATATGAAAAAATGA
- the rsxG gene encoding electron transport complex subunit RsxG — MGIFKVTSRFGLLLGFIALLCTAISAGIYMLTKDRIDEAMAEQQKALLLQVIPQNYFNNSLLESVETPEQDKLKGIQKVYFAIKDQVPTAYAYETTAPDGYSGNIRLLVGITPKGEVLGVRVIEHHETPGLGDKIELRISDWILSFTNQVIVPESLKDWAVKKDGGKFDQFSGATITPRAVVNQVKRSALVMLENEALLNEMAKKYAQ, encoded by the coding sequence ATGGGTATTTTTAAAGTCACCTCCCGTTTTGGTCTTTTATTAGGTTTCATCGCATTGCTTTGTACAGCTATTTCTGCGGGCATTTATATGCTAACAAAAGATAGAATTGATGAAGCCATGGCTGAACAGCAAAAGGCGTTATTGCTCCAAGTAATCCCTCAAAATTATTTTAATAATAGCTTGCTTGAAAGCGTTGAAACGCCCGAGCAAGATAAACTCAAAGGTATTCAAAAAGTCTATTTTGCGATCAAAGATCAGGTGCCAACAGCCTATGCTTATGAAACTACCGCACCAGATGGTTATTCAGGGAATATCCGTTTATTAGTGGGGATTACACCAAAAGGTGAAGTTTTAGGTGTGCGTGTGATTGAACACCATGAAACCCCTGGGTTAGGCGATAAAATCGAACTTCGCATTTCTGACTGGATTTTAAGTTTTACAAACCAAGTTATCGTACCTGAAAGCCTAAAAGATTGGGCGGTCAAAAAAGATGGCGGTAAATTTGATCAATTCTCTGGCGCAACCATTACGCCACGCGCGGTTGTAAATCAAGTAAAACGCTCTGCTCTCGTGATGCTTGAAAATGAGGCATTACTCAACGAGATGGCAAAAAAATACGCGCAATAG